In Xanthomonas theicola, a single genomic region encodes these proteins:
- the pdeM gene encoding ligase-associated DNA damage response endonuclease PdeM, translating into MRAELAWTLAGEPMALLGARALYWPARRRLLIADLHLGKADVFRRAGIGLPSGGTALDLQRLAALLQAQAARELWILGDVLHGAAPAAAWQRDWRAWREAHPQLRVAAIAGNHDRTLATAGLDIALLGEQVEDAPFALRHDPAPHAHLHVLCGHLHPLAKLPGMRQRWPAFWLRDGMTVLPAFSHFTAGVAPVLNAGERLVACVEGATLALPAAMK; encoded by the coding sequence ATGCGCGCTGAGCTGGCCTGGACCCTGGCCGGCGAGCCGATGGCGCTGCTCGGCGCGCGCGCGCTGTACTGGCCGGCGCGCCGGCGGCTGCTGATCGCCGACCTGCACCTGGGCAAGGCCGACGTGTTCCGCCGCGCCGGCATCGGCCTGCCCAGCGGCGGCACCGCGCTGGACCTGCAACGCCTCGCCGCGCTGCTGCAGGCGCAGGCGGCACGGGAACTGTGGATCCTCGGCGACGTGCTGCACGGCGCCGCACCTGCGGCCGCCTGGCAGCGCGACTGGCGCGCCTGGCGCGAAGCGCATCCGCAACTGCGCGTGGCCGCGATCGCCGGCAATCATGACCGCACGCTGGCCACTGCCGGATTGGACATCGCCTTGCTCGGCGAGCAGGTGGAAGACGCCCCGTTCGCGCTGCGCCACGATCCGGCGCCGCACGCGCACCTGCACGTGCTGTGCGGACACCTGCATCCGCTGGCGAAGCTGCCCGGCATGCGCCAGCGCTGGCCGGCGTTCTGGCTGCGCGACGGGATGACGGTGCTGCCGGCGTTTTCGCACTTCACCGCCGGCGTGGCGCCGGTCCTGAATGCGGGCGAACGCCTGGTCGCCTGCGTCGAGGGCGCGACGCTGGCGTTGCCGGCGGCAATGAAATAA
- a CDS encoding ligase-associated DNA damage response DEXH box helicase, with translation MTAPQARRRPADATLYAWFTAQGWQPLPFQRALWRRYLDGGSGLLHTPTGSGKTLAAFGGPLLEGLREQAALQAAARKAQRRGKAAPGASTAMPAPRSRRQAQRALKVLWITPLRALAADTLRALREPAQALDLDWQIGLRTGDASARDKRLARSGRLDVLVTTPESLALLLSYPDTAPQLAALRCVIVDEWHELLGNKRGVLLQLCLARLRAWAPALRTWGLSATLGNLDEARDVLLPQVADAPIVAGVRPRTLTLETLAPASGERFPWAGHLGLAQLPRVLEKLFAVRTSLLFTNTRAQAELWHQALDSVWPEDARSLALHHGSLDPALRRAAEQGLRDGSLRCVVATSSLDLGVDFPAVDQVLQIGSPKGVARLLQRAGRARHRPGEAGHVLCVPSHALELVEYAAARRAIAHGHIESRPSPRLSLDVLAQHCVSCALGGGFRADALLAEVRGTAAFAALDAPTWAAVLDFVVQGGRALVQYPDYRKVVLDDDGTYRVHDRRIALRHRLSIGTITSDGSVAVRFLRGGRLGAVEEQFVGRLRRGDRFQFAGRLLELVRLEDMTAYVRLAKGGDGSVPKWMGGRMPLSSALAREVEAVFAEPRGEEELRALAPLLGLQRTLSALPSPQRLLVESVRARDGRHVFVYPFAGRQVHEGLAALLALRWGRRQRNTFSFAANDYGLVLSPAQDVVADETLLRELLSPERLFEDLRESLNLGELARRQFREIARVSGLLPPSLPGGTPRSLRQLQASSGLLYDVLSRFDPGHLLLAQAEREVLQGEMELTRLAATLHDCAGRDLALHAPRSLTPLSFPLWAESLRGQLSTEDWKARVMRAAAQLEQRHAR, from the coding sequence ATGACCGCGCCGCAGGCGCGCAGGCGCCCGGCCGATGCGACGCTGTACGCGTGGTTCACCGCGCAGGGCTGGCAGCCGCTGCCGTTCCAGCGCGCGCTGTGGCGGCGCTACCTGGACGGTGGCTCCGGGCTGCTGCACACACCCACCGGCAGTGGCAAGACCCTGGCCGCGTTCGGCGGCCCGCTGCTGGAAGGCCTGCGCGAACAGGCCGCGCTGCAGGCGGCCGCGCGCAAGGCGCAACGCCGCGGCAAGGCCGCGCCCGGCGCGAGCACGGCCATGCCCGCGCCACGCTCGCGCCGACAGGCGCAGCGCGCACTCAAGGTGCTGTGGATCACCCCGCTGCGCGCGCTCGCCGCCGACACCCTGCGCGCGCTGCGCGAACCGGCGCAGGCGCTGGATCTGGACTGGCAGATCGGCCTGCGCACCGGCGACGCCAGCGCGCGCGACAAGCGCCTGGCGCGCAGCGGCAGGCTCGACGTGCTGGTGACCACGCCCGAATCGCTGGCGCTGCTGCTGTCCTATCCGGACACCGCGCCGCAGTTGGCCGCGCTGCGCTGCGTGATCGTCGACGAATGGCACGAACTGCTCGGCAACAAGCGCGGCGTGCTGCTGCAGTTGTGCCTGGCGCGGCTGCGCGCCTGGGCGCCGGCGCTGCGCACGTGGGGGCTGTCGGCCACGCTCGGCAACCTGGACGAGGCGCGCGACGTGCTGCTGCCGCAGGTGGCCGATGCGCCGATCGTGGCCGGGGTCAGGCCGCGCACGCTGACCCTGGAGACACTGGCCCCCGCCAGCGGCGAGCGTTTCCCGTGGGCCGGGCACCTCGGCCTGGCGCAGTTGCCGCGGGTGCTGGAAAAACTGTTCGCGGTGCGCACCAGCCTGCTGTTCACCAATACCCGCGCGCAGGCCGAACTGTGGCACCAGGCGCTGGACTCGGTGTGGCCGGAGGACGCGCGGAGCCTGGCCCTGCACCACGGCTCGCTGGATCCGGCGCTGCGCCGCGCCGCCGAGCAAGGCCTGCGCGACGGCAGCCTGCGCTGCGTGGTGGCGACCTCGAGCCTGGACCTGGGCGTGGATTTTCCCGCGGTCGACCAAGTGCTGCAGATCGGCAGCCCCAAGGGCGTGGCGCGGCTGCTGCAGCGCGCCGGCCGCGCCAGGCACCGTCCCGGCGAGGCCGGCCATGTGCTGTGCGTGCCCTCGCACGCGCTGGAACTGGTCGAGTACGCCGCCGCGCGCCGCGCCATCGCCCATGGCCACATCGAATCGCGCCCATCTCCGCGGCTGTCGCTGGACGTGCTGGCGCAGCACTGCGTGAGTTGCGCGCTGGGCGGCGGCTTCCGTGCCGATGCGCTGCTCGCCGAGGTGCGCGGCACCGCGGCGTTCGCCGCGCTCGACGCGCCGACCTGGGCCGCGGTGCTGGACTTCGTCGTGCAGGGTGGGCGCGCGCTGGTGCAATACCCGGACTATCGCAAGGTGGTGCTCGACGACGACGGCACGTACCGCGTGCACGACCGCCGCATCGCGCTGCGCCACCGGCTGTCGATCGGCACCATCACCAGCGACGGCAGCGTCGCGGTGCGCTTCCTGCGCGGCGGCCGGCTCGGTGCGGTGGAAGAGCAGTTCGTCGGTCGCCTGCGCCGCGGCGACCGCTTCCAGTTCGCCGGTCGCCTACTGGAGCTGGTGCGGCTGGAAGACATGACCGCCTACGTGCGCCTGGCCAAGGGCGGCGACGGCAGCGTGCCGAAATGGATGGGCGGGCGCATGCCCTTGTCCTCGGCCCTGGCCCGTGAAGTGGAAGCGGTGTTCGCCGAGCCGCGCGGCGAGGAGGAACTGCGCGCGCTGGCGCCGCTGCTCGGCCTGCAGCGCACCCTGTCGGCGCTGCCGTCGCCGCAGCGGCTGCTGGTGGAAAGCGTGCGCGCCCGCGATGGCCGCCACGTGTTCGTATACCCGTTCGCCGGGCGCCAGGTGCACGAAGGCCTGGCCGCGCTGCTGGCGCTGCGCTGGGGCCGGCGCCAGCGCAATACCTTCAGCTTCGCCGCCAACGACTACGGCCTGGTGCTGTCGCCGGCGCAGGACGTGGTCGCCGACGAAACCCTGCTGCGCGAACTGCTCAGCCCCGAGCGGCTGTTCGAGGACCTGCGCGAAAGCCTCAACCTGGGCGAACTGGCGCGGCGTCAGTTCCGCGAGATCGCGCGCGTGTCCGGCCTGCTGCCGCCGAGCCTGCCCGGCGGCACGCCGCGCAGCCTGCGCCAGCTGCAAGCCTCCAGCGGCCTGCTGTACGACGTGCTGAGCCGCTTCGATCCCGGGCACCTGCTGCTGGCGCAGGCCGAGCGCGAAGTGCTGCAGGGCGAAATGGAACTGACCCGGCTCGCCGCCACGCTGCACGACTGCGCCGGGCGCGACCTGGCCCTGCACGCGCCGCGCAGCCTCACCCCGCTGTCGTTCCCGCTGTGGGCCGAGAGCCTGCGCGGCCAGCTCAGCACCGAGGACTGGAAGGCGCGGGTGATGCGCGCCGCCGCGCAGCTGGAACAGCGCCATGCGCGCTGA
- a CDS encoding ATP-dependent DNA ligase, which produces MKRFAALYRQLDQSTATLDKRAALVAYFEQASPADAAWAIWLLCGGKLRRIANTRELREWIAQESGLPGWLVDDSYDHVGDLAETLTLLLDDPAAASDPAPLRDWIEDRLLPVAAQDEAARHAAVLAGWRSLAFDERLLFNKLLTGALRVGVSQRLVQQALAAMSGIDIARIAQRMLGAWSPTPAALHDLLSQEILASDRQQPYPFFLASPLENEAATLGAIGDWQLEWKWDGIRLQLIRRAGEVALWSRGEERLDGRFPEIEAAAAALPRDAVIDGELLGWRDGAAAPLPFTALQTRIQRRKPGAKTLADTPARMLAYDLLELDGADLREQPLAQRRARLQRLLEAHADPRLVLSPQVQAANWEAAAALREDARARGVEGLMLKRVTSPYQSGRRRGDWWKWKIEPLTIDAVLLYAQAGHGRRSTLYTDYTFGLWDGAQLVPVAKAYSGLDDGEILALDRWIRAHTTERFGPVRAVTPYHVFELGFEAVNKSSRHKSGIAVRFPRILRWRHDKPFAEADRLDMLQALAR; this is translated from the coding sequence ATGAAGCGCTTCGCCGCGCTGTACCGGCAGCTGGACCAGAGCACCGCGACGCTGGACAAGCGCGCCGCGCTGGTCGCGTATTTCGAGCAGGCGTCGCCGGCCGACGCAGCCTGGGCGATCTGGCTGCTGTGCGGCGGCAAGCTGCGGCGCATCGCCAACACCCGCGAACTGCGCGAGTGGATCGCGCAGGAAAGCGGCCTGCCCGGCTGGCTGGTGGACGACAGCTACGACCACGTCGGCGACCTCGCCGAGACCCTGACCCTGTTGCTCGACGACCCGGCCGCGGCCTCCGACCCGGCGCCGCTGCGCGACTGGATCGAGGACCGCCTGCTGCCGGTCGCCGCGCAGGACGAGGCCGCGCGCCACGCGGCGGTGCTGGCCGGCTGGCGCAGCCTGGCCTTCGACGAGCGCCTGCTGTTCAACAAGCTGCTGACCGGCGCGCTGCGCGTGGGCGTGTCACAGCGGCTGGTGCAACAGGCGCTGGCGGCGATGTCGGGCATCGACATCGCGCGCATCGCCCAGCGCATGCTCGGCGCGTGGTCGCCGACCCCGGCCGCACTGCACGACCTGCTGTCGCAGGAGATCCTGGCCAGCGACCGCCAGCAGCCCTACCCGTTCTTCCTGGCCTCGCCGCTGGAGAACGAAGCCGCCACGCTGGGCGCGATCGGCGATTGGCAGCTGGAATGGAAATGGGACGGCATCCGCCTGCAACTGATCCGCCGCGCCGGCGAAGTGGCGCTGTGGTCGCGCGGCGAGGAACGCCTGGACGGCCGCTTCCCGGAGATCGAGGCGGCCGCGGCCGCGCTGCCGCGCGATGCGGTGATCGACGGCGAACTGCTGGGCTGGCGCGACGGCGCTGCCGCGCCGCTGCCGTTCACCGCACTGCAGACCCGCATCCAGCGGCGCAAGCCCGGTGCCAAGACGCTCGCCGACACGCCGGCGCGCATGCTCGCCTACGACCTGCTGGAACTGGACGGCGCAGACCTGCGCGAACAGCCGCTGGCGCAGCGCCGCGCGCGGTTGCAGCGCTTGCTGGAGGCGCATGCCGATCCGCGCCTGGTGCTGTCGCCGCAGGTGCAGGCCGCGAACTGGGAAGCCGCCGCGGCGCTGCGCGAGGACGCGCGCGCGCGTGGCGTGGAAGGGCTGATGCTCAAGCGCGTCACCTCGCCATACCAGTCCGGGCGCCGCCGTGGCGACTGGTGGAAGTGGAAGATCGAACCGCTGACCATCGACGCGGTGCTGCTGTACGCGCAGGCCGGCCACGGCCGCCGCAGCACGCTGTACACCGACTACACCTTCGGCCTGTGGGACGGCGCGCAACTGGTGCCGGTGGCCAAGGCGTATTCGGGCCTGGACGACGGCGAGATCCTGGCGCTGGACCGCTGGATCCGTGCGCACACCACCGAACGCTTCGGCCCGGTGCGCGCGGTGACGCCATACCATGTGTTCGAACTCGGCTTCGAGGCGGTGAACAAGAGCAGCCGGCACAAGTCCGGCATCGCGGTGCGCTTCCCGCGCATCCTGCGCTGGCGCCACGACAAGCCGTTCGCCGAGGCCGACCGGCTGGACATGTTGCAGGCGCTGGCGCGATGA
- a CDS encoding ligase-associated DNA damage response exonuclease, with product MPTPASQDLVVLRPEGLYCPAGDFHIDPWRPVPRAVITHGHGDHARVGMGEYHCAAASLPILRWRLGEQAYRAYDYGERFALGAAQVSLHPAGHVLGSAQVRIAVDGEVWVASGDYKRQPDPTCAAFEVVRCDTFISEATFGLPVYRWPDTAAVAREIVAWRHECAARGEAAVLFCYALGKAQRVLAELQPWDDQPALLHGAVAAGVAVYREAGVAMLETRPVAELDKRADYAGQLVLAPPSAAGSPWLRRFRHAQLGFASGWMRLRGNRRRRNYDRGFVVSDHADWPDLLRTIAETGAQRVIATHGNTDAIIHALNERGVAAEAFRTDYGAEE from the coding sequence ATGCCGACACCCGCTTCCCAGGACTTGGTCGTGCTGCGCCCCGAAGGGCTGTACTGCCCGGCCGGCGACTTCCATATCGATCCCTGGCGCCCGGTGCCGCGCGCGGTCATCACCCATGGCCACGGCGACCACGCCCGCGTCGGCATGGGCGAATACCACTGCGCCGCGGCGAGCCTGCCGATCCTGCGCTGGCGGCTTGGCGAACAGGCGTATCGCGCCTACGACTACGGCGAACGCTTCGCGCTCGGCGCCGCGCAGGTGTCGCTGCATCCGGCCGGGCACGTGCTCGGCTCGGCGCAGGTGCGCATCGCCGTGGACGGCGAAGTGTGGGTGGCCTCGGGCGACTACAAGCGCCAGCCCGACCCGACCTGCGCCGCGTTCGAAGTGGTGCGCTGCGATACCTTCATCAGCGAGGCCACCTTCGGCCTGCCGGTGTACCGTTGGCCGGACACCGCCGCGGTGGCGCGCGAGATCGTCGCCTGGCGCCACGAATGCGCCGCGCGCGGCGAAGCCGCGGTGCTGTTCTGCTATGCGCTGGGCAAGGCGCAGCGGGTGCTGGCCGAATTGCAGCCTTGGGACGACCAGCCGGCGTTGCTGCATGGCGCGGTCGCCGCCGGGGTGGCGGTGTACCGCGAGGCCGGGGTAGCGATGCTGGAGACGCGGCCGGTGGCGGAACTGGACAAGCGCGCCGACTACGCCGGGCAACTGGTACTGGCGCCGCCGTCGGCCGCCGGCAGTCCGTGGCTGCGCCGCTTCCGCCACGCGCAACTCGGCTTCGCCTCGGGCTGGATGCGGCTGCGCGGCAACCGCCGCCGGCGCAACTACGACCGCGGCTTCGTGGTCTCCGACCATGCCGACTGGCCGGACCTGCTGCGCACCATCGCCGAGACTGGCGCGCAGCGGGTCATCGCCACCCACGGCAACACCGACGCGATCATCCACGCGCTGAACGAACGCGGCGTGGCCGCCGAAGCGTTCCGCACCGACTACGGTGCCGAGGAATGA
- a CDS encoding acyl-CoA dehydrogenase family protein, with the protein MQRDLPAFATHVVDNQPPPFEPRDLWADDAVLRAAVAREGGDAFAARLAQYGALAGDTLYRLGFDANRDRPRLRTHDRYGHRIDTVEFHPAYHQLLAAAKRHGVAGLSWHTPQPGAHVARAALSYLHHQAEAGTSCPLTMTHAAVAVLRQEAALRDWADKAAAPHYDPRDVPIVDKAGITLGMGMTEKQGGSDVRSNATVATPLGRDGAYALVGHKWFFSAPMSDGFLVLAQAPGGLSCFLLPRRLPDGQLNALRLMRLKDKLGDWSNASGEVEFAGAWAQRIGEEGRGMARIIGMVMLTRLDCMLAAAAQMRMALAQALHHARHRLVFGKRLVEQPLMRNVLADLAIESEAATAFALRVARAMDAAERDPVQAAFARIATALGKYWLCKRAPAFVNEAQECLGGAGYVEESILPRLYRQAPLNSIWEGSGNIQCLDVLRALAREPGSAAALLGELETAAGASADYDAALDALRVPLAGDGGLDEYAARRLAERLALALQAALLLRSASPAAAAFVRSRLAGAHGLAFGTLEADVPVEELLARALP; encoded by the coding sequence ATGCAACGGGACCTGCCCGCATTCGCCACGCATGTGGTCGACAACCAGCCGCCGCCGTTCGAGCCGCGCGACCTGTGGGCCGACGATGCGGTGCTGCGCGCGGCGGTCGCGCGCGAGGGCGGTGACGCGTTCGCCGCGCGACTGGCGCAATACGGCGCGCTCGCCGGCGACACGCTGTACCGGCTCGGCTTCGACGCCAACCGCGACCGGCCGCGGTTGCGCACGCACGACCGCTATGGGCACCGCATCGATACGGTCGAATTCCATCCGGCTTACCACCAGTTGCTGGCGGCGGCCAAGCGCCACGGCGTGGCCGGCCTGTCCTGGCACACGCCGCAGCCGGGCGCGCATGTGGCCCGAGCGGCGTTGAGTTATCTGCACCACCAGGCCGAGGCCGGTACCAGCTGTCCGCTGACCATGACCCACGCCGCGGTCGCGGTGTTGCGCCAGGAAGCGGCGCTGCGCGACTGGGCGGACAAGGCCGCCGCGCCGCACTACGACCCGCGCGACGTGCCGATCGTCGACAAGGCCGGCATTACCCTGGGCATGGGCATGACCGAGAAGCAGGGCGGCTCGGACGTGCGCAGCAATGCCACCGTCGCCACGCCGCTGGGCCGCGATGGTGCATACGCGTTGGTGGGGCACAAGTGGTTCTTCTCCGCGCCGATGTCCGACGGCTTCCTGGTGCTGGCGCAGGCGCCGGGCGGACTGAGCTGCTTCCTGCTGCCGCGGCGCCTGCCCGACGGCCAACTCAACGCACTGCGCCTGATGCGGCTGAAGGACAAGCTCGGCGACTGGTCGAACGCGTCCGGTGAGGTGGAATTCGCCGGTGCCTGGGCGCAACGCATCGGCGAAGAGGGGCGCGGCATGGCGCGCATCATCGGCATGGTGATGCTGACCCGGCTGGACTGCATGCTCGCCGCCGCCGCGCAGATGCGCATGGCGCTGGCGCAGGCGCTGCATCATGCGCGGCACCGCCTCGTGTTCGGCAAGCGCCTGGTGGAGCAGCCGTTGATGCGCAACGTGCTCGCCGACTTGGCGATCGAGTCCGAGGCCGCCACCGCGTTCGCCTTGCGTGTGGCGCGCGCGATGGATGCGGCCGAGCGCGATCCGGTCCAAGCCGCGTTCGCGCGCATCGCTACCGCGCTGGGCAAGTATTGGCTGTGCAAGCGCGCGCCGGCCTTCGTCAACGAAGCGCAGGAATGCCTCGGCGGTGCCGGCTATGTCGAGGAATCGATCCTGCCGCGGCTGTACCGGCAGGCGCCGTTGAATTCGATCTGGGAAGGCAGCGGCAACATCCAGTGCCTGGACGTGCTGCGTGCGCTGGCGCGCGAGCCGGGCAGCGCGGCGGCGCTGCTGGGCGAATTGGAAACCGCGGCCGGCGCGAGCGCGGACTACGATGCCGCGCTGGATGCGCTGCGCGTGCCGCTGGCCGGCGACGGCGGCCTGGACGAGTACGCCGCGCGGCGCCTCGCCGAGCGCCTCGCGCTGGCGCTGCAGGCCGCGTTGCTGCTGCGCAGCGCCAGCCCGGCCGCGGCCGCATTCGTGCGCAGCCGCCTGGCCGGTGCGCACGGGCTGGCGTTCGGTACGCTGGAGGCGGATGTGCCGGTCGAGGAACTGCTGGCGCGTGCATTGCCGTAA
- a CDS encoding bactofilin family protein — MSIWKDQGTPRKDGLPPSAAPAGTAVPEPRPAADAVAGGPVAAAAPPAPVRAVPAAAKESLIAADITIEGKIEGAGHIRIAGKFKGDVNVQGDLTIETGAKLSGGVRADKVIIAGELEGNIESASRVELLASGVLIGDVKAGTLTVAAGARMRGQADFGWDDDKARKGGKPAEPDAGA, encoded by the coding sequence ATGTCCATCTGGAAAGATCAGGGTACCCCGCGCAAGGACGGCCTGCCGCCGTCCGCCGCGCCCGCCGGCACAGCCGTGCCCGAACCGCGCCCGGCCGCCGATGCCGTGGCCGGCGGGCCCGTCGCCGCGGCCGCTCCTCCCGCCCCCGTGCGCGCCGTGCCGGCGGCGGCGAAAGAGTCGCTGATCGCCGCCGACATCACCATCGAGGGCAAGATCGAAGGTGCCGGCCACATCCGCATCGCCGGCAAGTTCAAGGGCGACGTCAATGTACAGGGCGACCTGACCATCGAGACCGGGGCCAAGCTCAGCGGCGGCGTGCGCGCCGACAAGGTGATCATCGCCGGCGAGCTGGAAGGCAACATCGAATCGGCGTCGCGGGTGGAGCTGCTGGCGTCCGGCGTGCTGATCGGCGACGTCAAGGCCGGTACGCTGACCGTGGCCGCGGGCGCGCGGATGCGCGGCCAGGCCGACTTCGGCTGGGACGACGACAAGGCCCGCAAGGGCGGCAAGCCGGCGGAGCCAGACGCCGGCGCATGA
- a CDS encoding diguanylate cyclase, whose protein sequence is MPNSASLRRKTRLCLVFSALVFVLIGIAVFAVAQRSIADAALVSHTHHVINRIDEIQASVLVAESSARGYELSGNLAYLSNYRDGVERLPGQFERLRALVSDNPVQLGNLASLQKLVDARLTQLHRLLEIYQRDGLEQLRKAMSPAVFQSSSSVREHVQQMIDVEKGLLVSRDLSNRRSADLLRLLALAGIPFGLGSVGVVYALLFRELHNREVAEQAASVANERLGVSIVELERSTADLNALTRYAGLLQSCKDPEEALAVTARMLAALMPVAGGHVYLLRASRDRAEAIVSWGQAAVRSEATVAPGDCWALRRDKTHSVHDLRRDPACPHIVVDPHTAAAAACIPLSAQGTQLGFVFLTGPGPGPLPRIAIAEAAAEQLSLALSNLRLRESLRLQSIRDPLTGLYNRRYLEESLNHELARCARRSMPLSLLMLDVDHFKRFNDLHGHSGGDNLLAAVGQMLASRLRGEDIACRYGGEEFTVILPETAPEMALEIAEQLRGAAQQMSATLDGKALPGATVSIGLASYSRDGVVATTLLRKADAALYRAKRSGRNRVQQFDPALDGMG, encoded by the coding sequence ATGCCCAATTCCGCAAGCCTGCGCCGCAAGACGCGCCTTTGCCTGGTCTTTTCCGCGCTGGTCTTCGTCCTGATCGGCATCGCCGTGTTCGCCGTGGCCCAGCGCTCGATCGCGGACGCGGCGCTGGTGTCGCATACCCACCATGTGATCAACCGCATCGACGAAATCCAGGCCAGCGTGTTGGTCGCGGAATCTTCCGCGCGCGGCTATGAACTCAGCGGCAACCTCGCCTACCTGAGCAATTACCGCGATGGCGTCGAGCGCCTGCCGGGGCAGTTCGAGCGTCTGCGGGCGCTGGTCTCCGACAATCCGGTGCAGTTGGGCAATCTCGCCAGCCTGCAGAAGCTGGTCGACGCGCGCCTGACGCAGTTGCACCGACTGCTCGAGATCTACCAACGCGACGGCCTGGAGCAGCTGCGCAAAGCGATGTCGCCGGCGGTGTTCCAGAGTTCCAGTTCGGTGCGCGAGCATGTGCAGCAGATGATCGACGTGGAGAAGGGTCTGCTGGTGAGCCGCGACCTGTCCAACCGCCGCAGCGCCGATCTGCTGCGCTTGCTGGCGCTGGCCGGCATCCCGTTCGGACTGGGCAGCGTCGGCGTGGTCTACGCGCTGTTGTTCCGCGAGTTGCACAATCGAGAGGTGGCCGAACAGGCCGCGTCGGTGGCCAACGAGCGGCTCGGCGTCAGCATCGTCGAACTGGAGCGCAGCACCGCCGACCTCAACGCGCTCACCCGCTACGCCGGCCTGCTGCAGAGTTGCAAGGATCCGGAGGAGGCGCTGGCGGTGACCGCGCGCATGCTCGCAGCGCTGATGCCCGTCGCCGGCGGCCACGTCTACCTGCTGCGCGCGTCCAGGGACCGCGCCGAAGCGATCGTGAGCTGGGGCCAGGCCGCGGTGCGCAGCGAAGCGACGGTGGCGCCCGGGGACTGCTGGGCGCTGCGGCGCGACAAGACGCATTCGGTTCACGACCTGCGCCGCGATCCGGCCTGCCCGCATATCGTCGTCGACCCGCACACGGCCGCCGCCGCCGCGTGCATCCCGCTGTCGGCGCAGGGCACCCAGTTGGGCTTCGTGTTCCTGACCGGTCCCGGACCCGGGCCGTTGCCGCGCATCGCCATCGCCGAAGCCGCGGCCGAGCAGCTGTCGCTGGCGCTGAGCAACCTGCGCCTGCGTGAATCGCTGCGCCTGCAATCGATCCGCGATCCGCTCACCGGGCTGTACAACCGGCGCTATCTCGAAGAATCGCTCAACCACGAACTGGCGCGCTGCGCACGGCGCTCGATGCCGCTGTCGCTGCTGATGCTGGACGTGGACCATTTCAAGCGGTTCAATGATCTGCACGGCCACAGCGGCGGCGACAACCTGCTCGCCGCGGTCGGGCAGATGCTGGCGTCGCGGCTGCGCGGCGAGGACATCGCCTGCCGCTACGGTGGCGAGGAGTTCACCGTGATCCTGCCGGAGACCGCTCCGGAGATGGCGCTGGAGATCGCCGAACAGTTGCGCGGCGCCGCGCAGCAGATGAGCGCCACGCTGGACGGCAAGGCGCTGCCCGGGGCGACGGTCTCGATCGGGCTGGCCAGCTACTCGCGCGACGGAGTGGTCGCCACCACCCTGCTGCGCAAGGCCGATGCGGCGCTGTACCGGGCCAAGCGCAGCGGCCGCAACCGGGTGCAGCAGTTCGACCCGGCGCTGGACGGTATGGGCTGA
- a CDS encoding thiolase family protein, with protein sequence MTEIVIAAAKRTAIGAFLGQFNGVPTPELGAAAIRAALEQSGIAGADVSEVIMGCVLPANLGQAPARQAARAAGVPDATGATTINKVCGSGMKAIMLGHDLIKAGSASIVVAGGMESMSNAPHLLPNSRTGNRYGSFQAVDHMAWDGLTNPDDGQAMGVFGEATAEKFGFSRQDQDAYAIESVTRAQAAQRSGAFDAEIVPVRVATRKGQAVYASDEQPAKSDIAKIPTLKPAFKQDGTVTAASSSSISDGAAATVLLSAEDAARRGIAPLARIVGHATFSQAPEWFTTAPVGAIKKLLDQIGWRLDQIDLFEINEAFAVVPMVPIKELGLDPAKVNVNGGACALGHPIGASGARLLVTLLNALRTRGGGRGIATLCIGGGEATAIAIELI encoded by the coding sequence ATGACCGAGATCGTCATCGCCGCGGCCAAGCGCACCGCCATCGGCGCGTTCCTGGGCCAGTTCAACGGCGTGCCCACGCCCGAACTCGGCGCCGCCGCCATCCGCGCCGCGCTGGAACAGTCCGGCATCGCCGGCGCCGACGTGTCGGAGGTGATCATGGGCTGCGTGCTGCCGGCCAACCTCGGCCAGGCGCCTGCGCGCCAGGCCGCACGCGCCGCCGGCGTGCCGGATGCGACCGGCGCCACCACCATCAACAAGGTCTGCGGTTCGGGCATGAAGGCGATCATGCTCGGCCACGACCTGATCAAGGCCGGCTCGGCCAGCATCGTCGTCGCCGGCGGCATGGAATCGATGAGCAACGCGCCGCACCTGCTCCCGAACTCGCGCACCGGCAACCGCTACGGCAGCTTCCAGGCGGTCGACCACATGGCCTGGGACGGCCTGACCAATCCCGACGATGGCCAAGCCATGGGCGTGTTCGGCGAGGCCACCGCGGAGAAATTCGGCTTCAGCCGCCAGGATCAGGACGCATATGCGATCGAGTCGGTGACCCGTGCACAGGCCGCGCAGCGCAGCGGCGCGTTCGATGCGGAGATCGTCCCGGTGCGCGTGGCCACGCGCAAGGGCCAGGCAGTGTACGCCAGCGACGAGCAACCGGCCAAGTCCGATATCGCCAAGATCCCCACGCTGAAGCCGGCGTTCAAGCAGGACGGCACGGTCACCGCCGCCAGTTCCTCCAGCATCTCCGACGGCGCTGCGGCCACGGTGCTGCTCAGTGCCGAGGACGCGGCCCGCCGCGGCATCGCGCCGCTGGCCCGGATCGTCGGCCATGCGACCTTCTCGCAGGCGCCGGAATGGTTCACCACGGCCCCGGTCGGCGCGATCAAGAAGCTGCTCGACCAGATCGGCTGGCGCCTGGACCAGATCGACCTGTTCGAGATCAACGAGGCGTTCGCGGTGGTGCCGATGGTGCCGATCAAGGAATTGGGCCTGGATCCTGCCAAGGTCAACGTCAACGGCGGCGCCTGCGCGCTCGGCCATCCCATCGGCGCCTCGGGCGCGCGGCTGCTGGTGACATTGCTAAACGCGTTGCGCACACGCGGCGGCGGACGCGGAATCGCGACCCTGTGCATCGGCGGCGGCGAGGCGACGGCGATCGCCATCGAGCTGATTTGA